Proteins encoded by one window of Bactrocera oleae isolate idBacOlea1 chromosome 4, idBacOlea1, whole genome shotgun sequence:
- the CngA gene encoding cyclic nucleotide-gated cation channel subunit A isoform X2: MVHSVDVATIAGTSEMDQTKRTKPSTLRRTLNALRQRLTRRSRTKPPDWFLEKFSNTNNVDKIGKTTTVTTTAAVAASEEGASGPTAASTAPADEGLSSEIRGSSRLCNRLSVNPTLQSHYRWLGIVSLAVLYNIIFVVGRSVFWEINHRAPTVWYFLDYLCDCIYLVDTLVHMHEGYLDQGLLVRDAYKLRRHYFHTKGWSIDVLSMLPTDLAYIWWSPSSCSAGGLPCPVIVRLNRLLRAPRLWEWFDRTETATGYPNAFRICKVVLAILVLIHWNACMYFAISYYLGFGSDNWVYNLNGPRNSTLQRQYIYSFYWSTLTLTTIGETPTPENDAEYLFVVADFLAGVLIFATIVGNIGSMISNMNVARVEFQNRMDGVKQYMAFRRVGHELEARVIRWFAYTWSQSGALDEERVLAALPDKLKAEIAIQVHMDTLKQVRIFHDCEPGLLEALVLKLKLQVFSPGDYICRKGDVGKEMYIVKRGKLSVVADDGVTVFATLGAGSVFGEVSVLEIAGNRTGNRRTANVRSLGYSDLFCLAKRDLWETLSDYPEARATLTERGCQLLRKDGLLDESVFADSQRAHDSIESGIEKLEMSVENLNVRLARLLAEYTASQAKLKQRLAKLESNYQLAHNSNAGISAVEPQARPRSGRLYSLQLKKRTRQKRLTASTKSNESSKQNTL; this comes from the exons ATGGTGCATTCGGTTGATGTTGCGACGATAGCCGGAACAAGCGAAATG GATCAAACAAAACGCACAAAGCCTTCCACATTGCGACGCACACTAAATGCGCTGCGTCAGCGTTTAACACGTCGCAGTCGCACCAAGCCGCCCGATTGGTTTCTCGAAAAATTCTCCAATACAAATAATGTGGATAAAATTGGCAAGACTacaaccgttacaacaacagctGCAGTTGCGGCTAGCGAAGAAGGCGCGAGTGGACCAACAGCAGCGAGTACAGCGCCAGCCGATGAGGGTCTTTCCAGTGAAATACGTGGCTCAAGTCGGCTGTGTAATCGGTTATCGGTGAATCCGACATTGCAGTCACATTACAGG TGGCTTGGTATTGTGTCATTGGCGGTTCTCTATAACATAATCTTTGTGGTGGGTCGTTCTGTCTTTTGGGAGATAAATCATCGTGCTCCAACCGTTTGGTATTTCCTGGACTATTTATGTGATTGCATATATCTAGTGGACACGCTAGTGCATATGCACGAAG GTTACTTGGATCAGGGTCTGCTGGTGCGCGATGCTTACAAATTACGACGACATTACTTTCATACCAAGGGTTGGTCCATCGACGTGCTCTCAATGCTTCCAACCGATCTCGCCTATATTTGGTGGTCGCCGAGTTCTTGTAGTGCCGGTGGCTTACCTTGTCCCGTGATTGTGCGCCTAAATCGTTTGCTACGTGCTCCACGCCTCTGGGAGTGGTTCGACCGTACCGAAACGGCTACTGGTTACCCAAATGCTTTTCGTATTTGTAAAGTAGTGCTCGCTATTTTAGTGCTAATTCATTGGAATGCTTGCATGTATTTCGCAATTAGTTATTATCTCGGCTTCGGTTCGGACAACTGGGTCTATAATTTGAATGGTCCAAGAAATAGCACTTTGCAGAGACAATACATTTATAGCTTTTATTGGTCTACACTGACATTGACGACGATCGGTGAGACTCCAACGCCAGAGAATGATGCGGAGTACTTGTTTGTGGTTGCAGACTTTCTGGCAGGCGTACTAATCTTCGCTACAATTGTAG GCAACATCGGTTCGATGATTTCCAATATGAATGTGGCACGTGTCGAGTTCCAAAATCGCATGGACGGTGTCAAGCAGTACATGGCTTTCCGAAGGGTTGGTCATGAGTTGGAGGCGCGAGTGATACGTTGGTTTGCCTATACTTGGTCACAGAGTGGAGCGCTCGATGAAGAACGCGTGCTGGCGGCACTTCCAGATAAACTGAAAGCAGAGATTGCTATACAAGTGCATATGGACACACTAAAACAGGTGCGCATTTTTCACGACTGCGAACCAGGACTACTAGAGGCGCTTGTGCTGAAACTAAAACTACAAGTCTTCAGTCCCGGTGACTACATTTGTCGCAAAGGCGATGTCGGCAAAGAAATGTATATAGTTAAACGCGGCAAATTGTCGGTGGTGGCAGATGACGGTGTCACGGTCTTTGCAACACTTGGCGCCGGCTCAGTTTTCGGCGAGGTGTCAGTGCTGGAGATAGCAGGCAATCGCACCGGTAATCGACGTACAGCTAATGTACGTTCACTAGGCTACTCGGATCTCTTTTGTCTGGCAAAACGTGATTTATGGGAAACGCTGTCCGATTATCCGGAAGCGCGTGCCACACTCACGGAACGTGGCTGTCAGCTGCTACGCAAAGATGGTCTACTGGATGAGAGTGTTTTTGCGG aTTCACAACGCGCGCACGACAGCATCGAGAGCGGCATCGAAAAGTTAGAGATGTCGGTGGAGAACTTAAATGTGCGGTTGGCACGCTTACTTGCCGAGTACACAGCCAGTCAGGCGAAACTAAAGCAACGGCTGGCGAAACTGGAATCAAA CTATCAATTAGCACACAACTCTAATGCCGGCATCAGCGCCGTCGAACCACAAGCACGTCCACGCAGCGGCCGTCTCTACTCGCTGCAACTGAAGAAGCGTACGCGGCAAAAACGTCTAACGGCATCTACGAAATCCAACGAGAGCAGCAAGCAGAATACGCTGTAA